CACCATAAACAAAGATAGAGCTATTGAAACCAATATAATCCAGTACAAATCACTGTATTATTACAATAGTACCAATATGGACCAACAGAACCCATTACAGACCAACATAGGCCCATATAAACCACTACAAACCATTATAATACTACCAGTACAATAGCATAACCAGTGTAGGCCAATAGAAACCAATATAAATCAATATGAGCCCGTAAAAACCAGTATAAACCAGTACAAACCACTACAGTATTACAATAGTACCAACATAGACCAACAGAACCCATTACAGACTAACATAGGCCCATAAAAACCAATATAAACCACTACAAACCACTATAGTATTACCACTACAATAGCATAACCAGTGTAGACCAATAGAAACCAGTATAAACCAATATGAGCCCGTAAAAAACAGTATAAACCAGTACAAACCACTACAGTATTACAACACTACCAATACAGACCAATTGAACCCAGTACAGATCAACATAGGCCCATAGAAACCAGTATAAACCACTACAAACCACTATAGTACTGCCAGTACGACAGCATAACCAGTGCAGCCCAATAGAAACCAGTATAAATCAATATGAACCCGTAAACCCCAGTATAAACCAGTACAAACCACTACAAACCACTACAGCATTACGATAGTATAACCAGTACAGACCAATATAGACTCATTGAAACCAGTATAAACCACTACAAACCACTATAGTACTGCCAGTACGATAGCATAACCAGTGCAGCCCAATAGAAACCAGTAAAAATCACATGAACGCGTAAAACCCAGTATAAACCAGTACAAACCAGCATTACGACAGTATAACCAGCACAGACCAATACAGACTCATTGACACCAGTACAAACCAACCCGCACCACACACTCCAGTGCCCCCCAGCTCACCCCAATGCTCCCAGTTGCCCCCAGTGCTTCCCAGTTGGCCCcagtaccccccccccccccccccccccccccccccgccgtgtCCCAGCCCCGTACCTGCCCCCCGGCTCCCCCCAGGGCCGctctctgcctcctctcccGCTGCCTCCTCTCCTTGTACTCCCGGTCCCGGAGCCGGCTCCGCTCGGGGGAGCCCCGGGGGGGTCCCGGGGCCCCGGGGGGGACCCCGCAGCACCGGGCCCCGGCCCCCCAGGGCCGCCCGCAGAGAGCGGGGAGCAGCGGCGAGGACCCGGGACAGGGCCGGGGCCGCCATGGAGGGAGGGCACTAGGACCCGGCGGGGTACGAGGAGCCCCGCTCACGTGACACGCGTTACCCGCGTTTACAGTGCAGGGGGCGTGGCCAACGGCGCGCCGCATGGCGGGAAAAGGAGGCGTGGCCtcggtggtggtggtggtgggggcgCGGTGAGAAAGGGGGAacatggggggcaatgggggtgaaCTTGGGGGGCAGAGATGGGGGGCACTTGGGGGGACAGAGATGGGGGGCAGAGATGGGGCATTGGGTgggaattgggcagaaatgggggcaatgggggtgacTTGTGGGGCAGAGATGGGGGGCAGTGGGGGGGCACTTGGGGGGACAGAGATGGGGGGGACTTGGGGGGCAGAGATGGGGGCATTGGGTgggaattgggcagaaatgggggcaatgggggggacTTGAGGGGCAgaaatggggcaatgggggtgacTTGGGGGGCAGagatggggggcaatgggggtgcTTGGGGGGCAGAGATTGGGGTCAATGTGTGGGACTtgggcagagatggggcagtGGGGGTGACTTGAGGGACAGAAATGGGGGTCAATGAGGGGGACTTGGGGGGCAGAAATGGGGGGCAATAGGGGGCAGAAATGGGGGGCAATAGGGGGGACTTGAGGGGCAgaaatggggggcaatgggggggacTTGGGGGGGCAGAAATAGGGGGCAGTGGAGGGGACTTGGGGGGCAGagatgggggcaatgggggggacTTGTGGGGGCAGagatggggggcaatgggggggacTTGGGGGTCAGagatggggggcaatgggggggacTTGTGGGGGCAGagatggggggcaatgggggggacTTGGGGGTCAGagatgggggcaatgggggggacTTGTGGGGGCAGagatggggggcaatgggggggacTTGGGGGTCAGagatgggggcaatgggggggatttggggggcagagatgggggcaatgggggggatttggggggcagagatggggggcaatgggggggacTTGGGGGTCAGagatgggggcaatgggggggacTTGGGGGTCAGagatggggggcaatgggggggacTTGGGGGTCAGagatgggggcaatgggggggacTTGGGGGGCAGAGATGGGGGGTCGCAGCCTCACCCCGCCATCGCTCTGCTGCCGCTGACAGGAGCTGATTGAAGGGGGGGGGCGATGGAGGCCGCGGCCTCCCCCCCCCGGCTGCAACGGGGGCAGCTCCAGTGCAAGAACCTGCACGAGTTCCTGCGGGGCCTGAGCCCCCCCGTCCTGGACCGGCTCTATGGGCACCCCGCCACCTGCCTGGCCGTGTTCCGGTGACCCCCCCCCCGTGCACCCCAATAGCACCCATGGGCACCCCAATGTCACCCATGGGCACCCCAATGTCACCCATGGGCACCCCAATACCCCGTATAGGtccctgcccccccccatgCATCCCAATACCCCCCCCCCGGGGCACCCCAATACCTCTTATTGGTCCCTGACCCCCCCAGGGCACCCCAATATCACCCATGGGCACCCCAGTACCCCTTATGGGTCCCTGACCCCCCCCATGCACCCCAATACCCCCCCAAGGGCACCTCAATATCACCCATGGGCACCCCAATACCCCCCCATGCACCCCAATACCCCCCCAGGGCACCCCATTATCACCTATGGGCACCCCAATACACCTTATTGGTCCCTGACCCCCCCATGCACCCCAATACCCCCCCCAGGGCACCTCAATATCACCCATGGGCACCCCAATACCCTCCCCCAGGGCACCCCATTATCACCTATGGGCACCCCAATGCGCCTTATGTGTCCCTGACCCCCCCATGCACCCCAATACCCCCCCCGGGGCACCCCAATATCACCCATGGGCACCCCaatccttccccccccccccccccagggatGGTTTTTAGACCTCCCCCCCCATATCCCATGGGAGGTTTTGGGGTGCCCCTGGCTCACCCCCCCCCGTACCCCCCCATCCAGGGAGCTGCCGCCGCTGGCTCAGACCGGGATCATGCGGATGCTGTTCCTGGAGCAGCCGCTGCCGCAGGCGGCCGTGGGGCTGTGGGTCAAGAAGGAGCACAGCAAgtgggtgctatgggggggCCATAGGGTGCTATGGGGCATATTGGGGGTCCcttgggtgctggggggggccATAGGGTGTTATGGGGGGTATTGGGGGTCCCTTGGATGTTGGGGGGGGGCATAGGGTGTTATGGGGCATATTGGGGGGTCCCttgggtgctgggggtgggaTCCATAGGGTGCTATGGGGGGTATTGGGGTCCtttgggtgctggggtggggggatcCATAGGGTGCTATGAGGGGGTATTGGGGGTCCtttgggtgctggggtggggggatcCATAGGGTGCTATGAGGGGGTATTGGGGTTGAGGGGGTCCCTTGGGTGGTGGAGGGGGTATTGGGGTTGAGGGGGTCCCTTGggcgctggggggggggggatccaTAGGGTGCTGCGGGGGGGTATTGGGGTTGAGGGGGTCCcttgggtgctgggggggggatCCATAGGGTGCTATGGGGGGGTATTGGGGTTGAGGGGGTCCcttgggtgctggggggggatCCATAGGGTGCTATGGGGGCGTATTGGGGTTGAGGGGGTCCCTCCTATTACACCCTAGTTTACTCACTCTGTGTCCCCCATTACCCCCCTGTGACCCCCATCACCCCAAGTTacccccccattaccccctCTGCCCCCCATAGCCTCATCACCCCAAGTTACATCCCCTTACCCCTTctgccccccattacccccatcaccccaagttaccccccattacccccctgTGACCCCCATTACCTTCTCTGCCGCCTAttacccccatagccccccagtACCCCCATACCCCCTTTACACCCCAAGTTGGAGGGGGGGGAGGTTTTGGGGGGCTCCATCACCCCCataggggctgggggggggtgtttgggggtCCTGGGGGGGGTCCCTAaggcttccccccccaccccgtgcATAGGGAGCAGGCGCAGAGCCgggagatgctgctggagctgcgGCTCTGGCACCCCCACACGCTGCCGGGGGGGCTGCCGGGCGTGGGGCTGCACCCCAGCTTCAGGCACAACCTGCGCCTGGCCCTGCTGGGGGGGTGAGttatgggggcaatggggtaatgggggcaatgggggtaatgggggtaatggtAATGGAGGTAGTGGGGGCAATGGGGCcgatggggtaatgggggtaagGGGGGCagtgggggtaatgggggtaaaTTGGGGTGACGGGGTTATGGGGAGTAATGGGGGCACAGGGGTGTAGTGGGAGGGTAACTTGGGGGGTGactgggggctatggggggtaatggggggcagagggaagtAATGGGGGGGTAAGTTGGGGTGATGGCTATGGGGAGTAATGGGGTATAATAGCGGGATGTAATGGGGTATAATGGGGGTGTAATGGGGTATAATGGGGGGTGTAATGGGGTGTAATGGATGATGGAATGGGGTATAATGGGGAGATGGAATAGGGTATAATGGGGATGTAATGGGGTATAATGGGGGGGTGTAATGGGGTGTAATGGGTGATGAATGGGGTATAATGGGGGGATGGAATGGGGTATAATGGGGGTGTAATTGGGGATGGAATGGGGTATAATGGGGTGTAATGGGGGGGTGTAATGGAGTATAATGGGGGTATAGTGGGGGATGTAATGGGAGGTGTAATGGGGTATAATGGGGATGGAATGGGTATAATAGGGATGGAATGGGGTATAATGGGTATAATGGGAGGGTGTAATTGGGTGTAATGGGGGGATGGAATGGGGAATAATGGGGGGTGTAATGGGGTATAATGGGGGAGTGTAATTGGGTGTAATGGGGGGGTGTAATGGGGTATAATGGGGATGGAATGGGGTATAATGGGGGGTGTAATTGGTGTAATGGGGGGGTGTCATGGGGTATAATGGGATGTAATGGGGTGTAATGGGGATGGAATGGGGTATAATGGGGGAGTGTAATGGTGGTGTAATGGGGGGGTGTAATGGGGATGGAATGGGGTATAAGGGGGGGGTGTAATTGGGTGTAATGGGGGGTgtaatgggatggaatggggtATAATGGGGGGCTTCTGTGTTACAATGGGGGGGTTTGGGGCTCTCGGTGGTGCCTTGGGGGGTGCAGGGGCAAGGCCTGGTCGGATGACACGAGCCAGCTGGGGCCGGACCGGCACGCGCGGGACGTGCCGGCGCTGGACCGGTACGCGGAGGAGCGCTGGGAGGTcagcggcggggggggggcataTCCatcaccctcccccccccccatacccAATAGCCAGGGGGTGACCCCGAGGTcctgaacccccccccccccgtttcaGGTGATCCTGCACTTCATGGTGGGTCCCCCAGTGCTGCCGTGAGCCAGGATCTGGCCCAGCTCCTGATCCAGGCTGGGCTCATGAAGAGgtgaaaggggggggggggggggggtcctaaaggggttttggggggtcctaaaggggtttgggggggttcaAAGGGGTTTTAGGGGGGTCTTAAAGGGGGTTTGCGGGGTTCTAAAGGGGCTTCAGGGGTTCTAAAGGGGTTTTGCGGAGGTCCTAAAGAGGTTTGGGGGATCCTAAAGGGGTTGGGGGGGTTCTaaaggggttttgggggggttctAAAGGGGTTTTGATGGGGCCCTAAAGGCGTTTGGGGGGGGTCCTAAAGGGGTTTGGGGGGTTCTAAAGGGGTTCTGGGGGGCCTAAAGGGGTTTGCAGGGTTCTAAAGGGGGGGGGGTTCTaaaggggttttgggggggtcctaaagggttttgggggtttctaaaggggtttgggggggttctAAAGGGGTTTTGATGGGATCCTAAAGGCGTTTGGGGGGGTCCTaaaggggttggggggggcctaaaggggtttggggggggcCTAAAGGGGTTTGGGGGAGCTCCTAAAGGGGTTTGGGGGAGTTCTAAATGGGTTTTGGGGGGTCCTAAAGGGGTTTGTAGGTTATTAAAGGGGCTGGGGGGCGTTCTAAAGGGCGTTGGGGGGGATTTTaaagggggtttgggggggtcctAAAGGGTTTTGGGGGAGTTCTAAAGGGGTTTTGGGGGATTCTAAAGGGGTTTTGTGGAGGTCCTAAAGGGTTTGGGGGGGCTTCTaaaggggtttgggggggttctAAAGGGGTCCTGGGGGGGGCACTGATGTTGGGGTCCCCCCATAGTGATGGGGGGGACGCGCCCTGCATCACCTCGGCCGGGTTCCAGTTCCTGCTGCTGGACACCCCCGCCCAGCTCTGGTACTTCATCCTGCAGTACCTGCGGGGGGCAGAGGTGAGATGCACCCCCCCACACACGTAAAGGGGATCCCCCCCACACATAAAGGGCGTTCCCGCCCCCCATAAAGGTGGTTCGTTCCATCCTCCCTCAAATTGgggtcccccccccccttcccagtgctcccatTGATCCCAGTTCAATCCAGGCGCGGGGCATGGACCTGGTGGAGATCCTGTCCTTCCTCTTCCAGCTCAGCTTCTCCACCCTGGGCAAGGTGAGGGGGTGTTGGGGtgatcccccccatccccatagATATTGGGGTGACCCCCACCCCATCTCCATAGGGTGTTATGGGGATCCCCCCCCCTTGGCTTGGTATAGGGGGTGACTGGGGGTAGTTGGGGGgtaactgggggggggggacgactGGGGGGACACTGGTGTAACTGGGGGGGTACTGGGGTAACtgggggggtaatggggggggTATTGGGGTAACTGGGGGGGTACTGGTGTAACTGGGGGGTTAACTGGAGGGACTGCGGGGGGTACTGGTGTAACTGGGGGTGTAACTGGGGGACACTGGTGTAACTGGGGGTAACGGGGGGGTAATTGGGGGACACTGGTGTAACTGGGGGGTACTGGATTAACTGTGGGGGGCACTGGTGTAACTGGGAGGGTACTGAATTAACTGGGAGGGCACTGGTGTAACTGGGAGGGCACTTGGTGTAACTGGGGGGGTACTGGATTAACTGGGGGGGCACTGGTGTAACTGGGGGGGTACTGGATTAACTGGGAGGGCACTGGTGTAACTGGGGGGGCACTGGTGTAACTGGGGGGGTACTGAATTAACTGGGAGGGCACTGGTGTAACTGGGGGGGTACTGGATTAACTGGGGGGGCACTGGTGTAACTGGGGGGGTACTGGATTAACTGGGGGGGCACTGGTGTAACTGGGGGGGTACTGAATTAACTGGGAGGGCACTGGTGTAACTGGGGGGGTACTGGATTAACTGGGGGGGCACTGGTGTAACTGGGGGGGTACTGGATTAACTGGGAGGGCACTGGTGTAACTGGGGGGGCACTGGTGTAACTGGGGTGCCTGTGCAGGATTACTCTGTGGAGGGCATGAGCGAGTCCCTGCTCAGCTTCCTGCAGCACCTCAGGGAGTTCGGCCTCGTCTTCCAGAGGAAGGTGCCATGGGGGGGGCACGGGGTGGGGGACACAACATGGGGTGACCCAGGGGGATATGGGGGTGACACAGGGGTGACAATGGGTGCCATGGGGTGACCCAAGGGGGCTACACACGGAAGGGCACAAGAGGCTCCAGGTCGCCCTCAGGGGCCATAAATTGCCCCATCCTTAATGCCACCCCCTTCTTCTTCTGCCCCCTTTGTGTCCTCTCATTAACctcattacccccattgccccccattacccccattgcccctaTTACCCACAATATGCCCATTACCCGCaatacccccattgccccccattacccccattgcccctaTTACCCGCAATACCCCCATTggccccattacccccattacccctATTACCTGCaatacccccattgcccccattaccattacccccattgcacCTATTACCCGCaatacccccattgccccccattatGGCTATTACCTGCAATACCCCCAAtgccccattaccccattgccccccattaccTGCAATA
The Lathamus discolor isolate bLatDis1 chromosome 6, bLatDis1.hap1, whole genome shotgun sequence DNA segment above includes these coding regions:
- the GTF2H4 gene encoding LOW QUALITY PROTEIN: general transcription factor IIH subunit 4 (The sequence of the model RefSeq protein was modified relative to this genomic sequence to represent the inferred CDS: inserted 1 base in 1 codon); its protein translation is MEAAASPPRLQRGQLQCKNLHEFLRGLSPPVLDRLYGHPATCLAVFRELPPLAQTGIMRMLFLEQPLPQAAVGLWVKKEHSKEQAQSREMLLELRLWHPHTLPGGLPGVGLHPSFRHNLRLALLGGGKAWSDDTSQLGPDRHARDVPALDRYAEERWEVILHFMXGSPSAAVSQDLAQLLIQAGLMKSDGGDAPCITSAGFQFLLLDTPAQLWYFILQYLRGAEARGMDLVEILSFLFQLSFSTLGKDYSVEGMSESLLSFLQHLREFGLVFQRKRKSRRFYPTRLAIALASGPSGTPPEPGARGFILVETNYRIYAYTDSELQVALIALFSELLYRFPNLVVAQVTRDSVQAAIANGITADQIIHFLRTRAHPVMAKQTPVLPPTITDQIRLWELERDRLRFSEGVLYNQFLSQVDFEVLRDHARALGVLVFEHPGRRLMVVTPGGHPDVKRFWKRQKHSS